TATTCAGTGTCTGAGCGTTAGTCCTGATAAAACGCGTGCTCAGGATGACTAACAATGAGACGCCTGCACCCTAACATTACCTCTAATACTCCACGGCAACCCCATCCTCCACAGTGGATCTCCATACGACTGGTGCGAGGCAGGGCAAAGATTACCAACAGACTTGCTTTGGCTTCATTGCACTTGGAATTTTGAGCTCAGAGGTTTGTAACTTGTGTCAGAAAGTTGTTGCTTCTCTCCTCGACTGTCATCAGGACTGCGAGTGCTTGAACTTCGTGCTGTCCACGAGTCGTCaggacacatttttgtctccttctgGCAGTCGTTGTTGCCCAGTACAAGTTCCATGTTGTAGCCAAAGCTGGCTAGTTTGACGAAGATCGGAGCTTCTTAGTTTTTCTGCCAAGTTTACGGACTGCTTTCGtaagcagtggcgtaggaagatgttcggcttgggggggggggggcaaactccctgctgacagtgaacggcgttcgcactcgcacattacgtaaaaaaggatgggggggggggtactgcatgCACGCACTCACTAACACAGTGGTAGcaccaggcccgttcttagcccccgcggggcccgaggcaaagggcatgtgcggggccctcacgccacgatcccacggttttagttgggatctaaagtcacttttttcctgaaGAGCgaggggccccttgaagcgcggggccctaggcagatgcctcgtccgcctgcccctaagcacggccctgggtAGCaccacaacacgctgctttattgttaaaaggcaaagcagcaaaaaacaaattaaagaatgactccccggctaacgcattcacaagaaatgtgataaacgttataatcatataaatcatattaatcaaggttggcaagtcagtgtgccaaaaaaactgtgtcttcggtgatttctattaatgaactccattgcaatctcgtccagattaagcagatcaaccctctctttaaatacatgcataatgagacagttattcaagcgcgtttgtgtcatggaacttttcaggtatgtttttgttcgttttaaggcagaaaaactgcgttctgcagttgccgtggtaactgggatagtaagatacagtttcaaaagcttatcgatctcgcttaacatctttctcactaacCCTTCCGGCCAAGAGCAATCCCCCCGTCTCCCATGTTACCTACTGGTCAGCTCTTCCAGTACCTCTATTACAAAATGCACTACCAAACAGTATacctaaacaagaaaacaccaaacccccgtgacagcaaccatcaacattccagctctgcacatatacaccagcgcgcacacacctatgcacacatgcgcgcatgcacaggccacgcagtcacactcggtcacacaccgtgggtgacagcgagtgggtgggggatgttttatgttggtcaaacgaaaaccgccaaagaaaaggcgtcgcattatgggggaggggggagggagacgacactcgatgtactgatgtactgtccggctgctttcttcactcaggcttcaacacagcctgcaattagcatggcaaacaagaccaacggactgtccccgatctgatcgtcagaggtattagggcctccacttgcctcagggcccgcttttgtgacggtgatgaccgtctcctctctacgttcccctacctttcttcagttctttgctctttgtgaggaattacgtctcaaatattggggggggcaaaaggatattcctgacccccccccctgtattttccttggggggggggggctgcccccgctggttcctacgccactgggaCGTACTATACGTTTGCGGTGtgatcatggacgtgtatttagtTCGTGGTGTGATGTCAATCAGGTTCAGGCCAGAGGATCACGAACTCAATACACTCTGGCCTACCTTTCCGCATTAAATCATCCAAATTTCTGAACTGCGAGAAATACCTAATTGCTAATCAATAATAAGTTTCACTCCACGAAGTTACGTGAATCCGTGTTTCACTTTAATCACTCTAATCCTAATGTCTTGGAACTGACTCCCTTTCGTGTAAAGCGTGTAGCTAGCTCTGTTATCCCTGATTTTAACCACTACTGAAAGCTTAGATCTTTACTTTATATGTAactatatattaataaaatattgaaagaaatcAAAGGAGATATAGACAAATCtcgatttctttttattaaataatcGTTTCACTATGTTACGAAacttctgtaaataaaaatcaccAATAGCAACAAAATGACCAATCAACGTTTAGGCTGAAGCTTCGTTAGGTTTCCGGagtgttttccttttctgatcTCTGTGTCCGATAATATTTGAAGGCAAGGTTGGATAGTTTTACTTCATTCTGAAACCCATCATGCCAAAGGGACGTGGTAGAAAAGACAGCGACAGCGATGTGGCATCCGAAGAGCAATCGACTGTGGGGACTTTCGAAACGCTTCGTGATGAGGGAGAACATTTTGTGCACGTCAAGCAGTACCAGAAAGCTATCGAAAGCTTCTCTAaggtaaatgaatgaaaaagcatctgttaaaaatgtcttgttttaaaacatctttaaatgcaaaacattaaaattacaaaGTTTCTCTATACTTAGTATTGTTATAAATGCCACCATAGCCCCCTTTTTGGTTGGATAATAATTACAGAATTTTCAATTATACTTTGTCGAAGATGCAGATGCTCTTTTCTCTAAGATGATCTATCATTTCTGTTCTTATCGTAAAAGAAGAAATCGTAATTTTTCATCAAAGGAGCATTCCCAAAACCCTTCTGCAAATTAGttcattaaatttcaatcatGACTCAGTTAAATTTTTGGTTgcacaatttaaataaatacaaacataactGGATGGTTACTGGCACaattctttgttctctttcatcATACATAGTCATCTGAGACAGAActttacaaaattgttttaaggCATTGGAAATGAAACCTGGAGACAAAACATGTCTTGTCACACGGTCCAAGTGCTATCTGATGCTGGGTAACTCACAAGCAGCACTGGCTGATGCCGAAGCAGCTCTTGATCAAGATGAGGAGGGCAAGAAAGACATTAGGGTAAGTTCAGCTTGGGTTtcagttttgatatttattgCACAGgcatatgtgtatatgtgcattcACACATGTATGTCTTAAAAGTAAAACAGGATGTGATGATGCATTTTGTCTTGAGGACTATCTAAATCTTCACCATTCAAGTGATCCTAACCAGATTTCCAGGTATACTTATTTTATCTATGGAAAGGTTGTAGACCTTGTTTGGAATTTTCCCCAGTGCATCTTTGTTATAATGTTTATGCTACTTTATTGTGTaacttaaaagttttaaaaaaaatcagttcacTGTAAATTCTAGCTAAAATGTTGACATTAATTTTCACATTTCATGACCTCATTAAAATTTCAAAGAGTGCTTTATTATTGACAGCATCAgaacgggagagagagagacaatttttttctgtgtttttgttgaaaGGAAAGATTGGAAGATCAATGGCTGGTAAATTATATTTTCCTATGTAAAAGCATCTGTCTTTTGATTAGTTTATAAAGCAGAGCATgtaattaatgttattttattttctatatttttttcatttgatcatttttaaatattatgtttagttttccttctttgttcagattacagaaaaaagtttatatttgattacatttaaatttcattttatagaaAATGAATAATGGGTATAgctattttttcaattttattttggcaatgatCAGTAAAAGTGCAGTCTTTGAGGTTTATGGTGCACATTTCATATTGCCAAAAGATTTTTGAATTAGTCTGTATCAGatattttttcacacttttttctttccaatgtcaaatgtcttttttcataATGTCGAACTGATGACCTCAGGTCTTTTTCATTTGATGTcaatttataaatgtgtgtaaaacTCTAAATTTCTgcactttattaaaaaaaaatggtaaaggtAATCTATTAACCTTTTAGTCATTGGTAAGTGAAGTGTTGGAAACCACACTTTCCTCAGGGCCAGCTTTTCGAGGGTGGTGCACATCTCCTTTTTTATCCCCAACTCCAACAGCTGGGTGAAGTATGCTGAGTGATACAGGGATTGAACTGCTTTCCTATCCTTTTTGCTTGTGTATCTGTTACTTAAGCCATAGCtataattttaaatgctttcaaaATGCTGTTCTGATTGTTTCggcttgtattttctttttttaggcaTTGTGCATGAAAGCTGAAGCTTTGTACCAGAAAGGTGATTTTGAAACTGCCCTAGTTTACTACCATCGAGGAAACAAACTGAGGCCAGAGCTTCAGGAATTCCGTCTTGGCATTCAGAAATCTCAGGAGGCTATCAACAACAGCATTGGAAGTAAGTACACtatgatgatattattatttaaaggaCTTTATGTCTTATATTATCAACTTGATATATTGAAATCATTTCTGTGGAATGTTTGTTATGTATGCTAAATTCCATGCATGGATTACATGCCTTGACACGTATAAATTTATGGGTTGATTTTCCTTCAGCTGTCCTGGTGACTTAttcttgttcacttttttcctgGTTTCATTAGCACCTGATGCTGTTAACCTGGAAGCATCTGGTGACCTCTCATTCTTTTTCAAACAAGAAGAGGTAAACAAAATCACTATGAATTTCCACATTTATCTTCAAGGTGTAAAGGACATAAGTAATAAACCTAAGATTGAGGTGTACATACAGCCACATATAAACATGCAGACGTATGCATACATACACctatgcatgaacacacactcatgcacttCAAATGAGACAAAATTTAGGAATTCACACCAGACTGAAATCTTGTTCTTGTGTGAAAAGACCAGACTTGATTATGATGCTTCCTTGCATTTGGCAGTATTGTATGAGTGTCAGCCCTAAATAACTATTCCAACTCCTCTGATCTTTTACATCTTTATGtgcacagaaacagaaacagcaacagcagaaagGCTACAGCAAGCCACAGACCCAGAAGagggaagagaagaaggaaCGTGGCAAGCCGCAAGGGACAGGTTCTTCCAAGACCACCAAAGAACTCTTGGGAGAACTTTACAAAGACAGAGCTTACCTAGATAAACTATATGACAGTAAGTATTAGCTGGGCCAAGGAAgaatttatagttttgtttaagagaaagggtgtgtgtgtgttaatttgaTTAATCTTTACAAACACAGATGGTTGctgttttcaataaataaaaattcttctaAAAGATCTGCCAAAACAATGGATTCAATGGCAGTTGGTTTTGGCAATCTTCTGTACAAATGAGCTGAGTGCTCTTAACACAAAATATGACAGGCTATTCAAGAGTGTCAACAGGCTCTAAACTTTGTGAACCTAAGTTGTAAAGGCAGTACTTTTGGCCAGTTTGGGTGTCTTATGGAGGCTGGAAAAAGAAATTCACTTTTCGCTTGTGAAGTTTAACTTCCAGGAATGATAATACTGATATGATACTATGGTTGACGTAGGCAGGAATATTGATGTCAACATCAGCAATAATGGTAATATTGATGTTGGCCACAACAGTAATAATGCTTGTACGGCACAAAATGTCAGCATGAATATGGAATACAGTTTAGGGGAAAGGGTGTAAAATAATAGTATTTTCACCAAGAacatacacacgtgcatgtacacacacacacaaaaagtacaTACATCTTAACCATGGACAACAATGATAATATGGATGTTAATGTTGGTAAGGCCTTTAGTGTTCTTTTTTAATGGGGAAAGGTGGTAATGTTGACTCCAAAACACATGATAGCATTAATCTGAACTGCTAGGATGATGTCTGTTAGGTCAGTGATTTGAAATTTTCAGCGGCTTTCCTTTATATTTTACTTGGGTCTAGGCTGCTGATAATTAAAACACTTTTGGCAAAAATACGACTCACCCcccatcattttgtttgtgaccAATCACAACTTTTTAGACACAACCCTGCTACAACATTCCCATCcctgtacaaaataaatgatcTAGAAGACTGAAGACTGAAAAGGTGTTACAAGTGCACACGAACatcataaaatgttatttgtggTAATATCTCAGTtgttctacctttttttttttttttttttaaccaggtCTGGTTTCTAACAACACAGATACCGATGAGTATATCAAAGGACGTGCAGTTGATGGCTTGGAGTATCTAAACACCCGAGCAGACTTTTGGCGACAGCAAAAACCCATGTATGCTCGTAAGCGTGACCGTCAGAGGAAACAAATGAAGAATGGGAAGGAAAATGATCCCATGGAGTACATCCTTGAGCAGCTAGAGGAGATTGATGAAGGTCAGTTTCATTATCACCAGATGATATCATTACTTTATGGAGTGCACAGCTAACCTGTGACACCTTGAACTGTGAAAAAAACAAGGCTGAACGGGTAACTTTGGGCATCTATTCACTCCACAAGGCAATCATATCCccctttttttaagtttgttttttttcttcagaaatgaTCAGTTTTCTGGGCGTTAGTgtattgatttttgtttttgctgtagggttatgtgtgtgtgagggattGCAAGTGTGCATGTaactgtgtgttttgttgtgtctGTACATCATAATTGTAAAGAGTATTGACCCTTAACGGGAATTGTGCTACATAAgagtactttattattattactgtgtatgataaatcaaaaataaagtatGCTGTAGATGCTTGTTGATGATTCTAGAAGCATTGACAGTGACACTTATAAGTGATACGCTTGACTTTCAGCACAAGCTAAAGGTGAGTATGAAAAGAGCTTGAAGAAGTCTCAGAACACGTTAAAGAAAATAGACAGCTGGGGAAATGACCGTGTCAAGAACAAACCAGCATTAGTGGCCAACCTCTACAGCTGCATGGGAAATGCAAACCTTGAGCTGGGCAAGTTCAAAGAAGCTTTAGAGCATCACAAGAAGGATTTGTCCATTGGCGAGGATGAGTAAGTACATTCTGTCAGCTGTCATGACAGCAGTTTCATCACAAATGATAATATACCATAgcataaaaaaatctgatagtaacaataaaatacattacagatATTGCATTAATATCACATATATATAGCACAAACATCTACATGTTGagaaaaaatacatgaaaaatttAAGTGAAAACAGTGTGTGGACACTGCTTTCACTGGGGGTTGGTCAATTTCAGTGCTGCATGAGCTGATTAATTTGAATAATAATTCAGTGGTCCAATAGAGTCTTGACTGTGGTAAAAGCAACTCTTAGTTGTGGTCAAATTAAACTGGTCAGTAAATGGTTGAATCAACTGATGTCCCTTTCACAGGTATCATTCGTATTAGCAGCAATGAAAcagtcatcattattttttttaatcaccatCACTGCTATGAACAGCAATGtacaagtgagaaaaaaattttacagaCCTATTCTAACATAAACAGGAACTTACCCGaaattatgatttgttattgtttacatgatTTCAACATTCACTTTATGTTCCAGAAATATAGAAGAAGCAGTTTCAAGAGCTCTTGATAATCTTGGTCGAACAAAAGCAAGGATGGGCAAATATGAGGATGCCATAGAAATGTGGGTATAGGCATTACCATGATCAGTTTATATACTTCATGagtaaaatagttttgcttttttgaatTTCTTATGAAtgataaatcacattttaaccttacatttttatttcaaaataaacgaAGAATTCACTTCATTTAAGCAAGGAAATGCTTTCTGTTGTATAGATGGGAAAAGAAAGTTCCTAAGAGCAAGTCCGCTTTAGAACGTACCTGGCTTTACCATGAAATTGGCCGTTGCTATCTGGAACTAGGCCGCTATGGTGATGCAAAAGATTATGGGGAGAAATCGTTCTCTGCAGCCAAAGAAGCTGATGATCATGGCTGGCAGCTTCATGCTTCAGTGTTAGTGGCCCAGGCAGAAGGTCAGCAGAATTAATGTTTCAGTTCTTTCTGGATTTTGCTTTTATCAATATGTCCTTGATGTGTTCCTCATCTTCATACATTTGCTTGAAGGGAACAGATGTGTCTGTCTTGTGTAAGCATGTGCACACCGTTGACACCATACAATGATGTCAAACACGTTTGCCCATttaagtaaaagtaaataatatatgTGCACAATCTATGAGAGGCCTGATTTTGAAGTTTATAATTCATAGAGTATGGCATTTTGATATCTTCAGTGCTTATTTTTTAGATTACACAATTCATGAGACTTTTGAGGTGGATCCAACACCTGAACTTGGCACTTTTACTAAGAAGAAAGCATGATTTTTATAAGTTTGCATGCAACTTCTAGAATGACCTTTTCTATGTCTACTACTGAATCTTTTCCCCGATATACTGTTGCCctaaatcattttaaagaagTAGTCATTATTGTCACATCATTTCTGCAGTGAAGTGCGAGAAACTTGAGGCAGCTGTTGATTCATTTGAACGAGCAAAAGAAATTGCAGAGGAACTCAAGGATCATTCTGCTGAAATGGCCATCAAGAAAGCACTGGAAGAGGTGAAAAGCCGTATTGTCGAGGGTGAAAGATCTAAGACCaaagttgatgatgatgcagatgatgatgataggcGATCAATTAAGTCGGATGGCTCAGGAGGATCacaaaaaagtaagagaatATTGACTGCCTCATATATTAGCCAACATATTATAGTTAACTAGAGGGTACATTGTCAATTCAGATCAAACCTGCCCTTTGGACTTATTTAGgcgttgaaaatatttttagtgcaGAAGTATAGAATCTTGCAATGGACTTTGATCCTTGCTTATACAAGCATAACTTTTAACACCAGCAACACTTGTCCCAAACCTGTAAAAGACTGCAGTCATGTAGTTTCTCTCCTGATGCACTAAATAACCCTTGGCTCTTGCACTTTGAGGAAGACTTAGTGGTAAAAAGGCACAGAGCTGTGAAAGATTCCAGTTTTTCTTTGAATCCTTCTGCAGAGGAAAACTTAAGCGAAGGAGAATGTGAGGGAAATTATGACAGTGCTTATAGTCATAAGATACAGGACAGTGTGTGCATGCTACTGTATGTCTAATAGCGAAGGGTGTCTGTTCTTCCATTTCCATGTTTTCAGTGACCACGGCAGTACctattttgtatgatttttgcggagttgtttacaaaagaaactttcataAAATTGGGGACCCTCAAGATGATAATCTAAGACACGTGGGTATTGGCCCTAACCAAAACATAAGACTGTCGACTAGAAATGAGGATTTTGTGAAAACTGCAAGTCATGAACAGTTCACATCACTTTTCTACACCTTaaaattacacacacattcaaaaattCTAGATTACATAGCCTCTTCTTCCCACTATATAAATTTTTAGCTTTCACACTTTTGAATGCCTTTCCTTTCCAATGCTGCAGTACTTACATATCTTGTTTACACAATACTAATTTTGTTCCTGTCATGCTGCTAGCTAGTTCcacgtaaaacaccaattccccacTCCCCTCATGCTGCTAGAGTTACTTGTTATGACTTGCATCCAATTTGCAGCTATATTCCCCATAATTTCAGTGACTAAAACAAAAGTGTATGCCCTATCTTTTCTGCTGTGGACACTACAACCAAAACCAGCCTTTATTGGCTGTCCACACATAATTTGAGAATCAACATCACAAACTGAAATCATTAGTGAAATGTAGGCTAATATTCTGAAAAGCAATTTTATTATAGATAACGCATCTACATTACTCTTTTCAGTTTACAGTTTTCAAGTTATCTGTTGTATAACTTTTTAAcattaaaactgtatttataaTTCAATTTAAATCACATCacgaatgtttttaaaactgcttACTTTCTACAGAATTTATGCATGTCTGTATCATTCAAGACTGAAATTCAGCATAAACAATATGAATGAACACTATGCAATGTATGAGCAAATAGTACTTTTAGAATTAGacactaatttttttatggtaGATAACAAGTTCCATTGTGCAATCTCCTTCTAAGGACATGGTATAATTAAAACTGGGCatcaaatttgtttctttactggtGGTGACCACTGATATTTATAATAGCTCATGAATTTACTTGTCAGCTCCAGCCGTAACATTACCTGAGGTGAGCaccactgttttctttctttgatgaagATGCTTTCTTTGAAAGCATGTTTAGAGTCTTGTTTCACTGATTTGCTCTCAATGGAGTGATTGCTTGATGGAGTCTAGTGATGACAGACTGCAGTACTTGCTGCAAAGCATCATCACAGCAAACAACCTCCAAAGTGTCCAAGTTAATAATAGCTTGCTTGTCATCCACAATAACCGTCAAGCGATCCCGCTGAAACAGCTTGTCTGTGCACCCTGTGCCGAACATTTCTTCCAAAGTCTCTAGCAGGCACTCCTGGAAGTGTGCTTTATCAATGGCCATTATATCTGGAACATTCTTCGGTGGCACTGGGTCTCGCTCTGCCCGAAGTATGACTGTTACCACAGCATCAGCATACATGTCTGTCACTGGATTGGCCACCCACTCTACAATGGCCATGTGGGGCTGAAGAGTCACAGTGATGGCGTTGAAGACTCGCAGTGTGGTGATACCTGCATTTGTAGTCTGCCAGATGTCCCCTGCTAGCTGGCCAAGATAGAATTTGAGGAGCTGCACGGTGCCGGTGTACCCAACACTAAGACGCTGTGTTACAGTGCTCATGGCCAAATCAGTATAGCTATGCAAGTCGTCGGGAGCCATGAGGTGGAAGTTAAAATTCCGCTTCACAAGGATGCCAGAAATTTTGTGACCTTGCACTGGAGGTTTGGCAGCAAGCTCTCCAACAACTTTTGCCATCTTTTCACCTCGAAAGTGAAGGTGAACAGCTGTGGTGTTGCGTGGATTGTGGACCTCCATTTGATAATCAGGATCATCTTCATATTCCCTAATGAGAGCAGCCTTTAGCCGTGCCATTTCATTGGCTTCACCATGCACAAGGACCACATGTGCAGGTTTCAGGGCTCTTAGAAATTCGCTGGTTTGTTTATAATCAGCATGTGCTGAGAATGAAATATAGTCCACAGAGCATTTTAATGGCAACTTTTGACCACTCATTGTCTGTATCTCACTTGGCTCTGACAGGATGTGTTTTGCTAATGTTCCCTCCACACAGTAACCTGCAATGATGCAGCCATTGCGCTTGTCTGTGCACCATGCTTCAAAGAGTTCACGTGACAAACCTGACTGCATCATTCCTGGACTAGCCAGCACTACAGATGGACCAATGTCTTCAAACTGCTCCATGTTCTTAAGGTTGATTAtatgtttgaaaacaaagggATTGCTGATGGAGATCTGACGACGAATTTTTTCATTCATAGCATTGATGTATGTCTGGTACACAGTCATACACTTTTTTGCAAGCTGTGATGCATAATATATTGGAATGTCATGCAGTTCAGGATGTTGGCTCCAGTATTCATCTAAAATTAGCAGCAACTCCTGAGCTCTGCCAAGAGCAAAGACTGGAATAAGGCACCTTCCACCCCGGTTGACAATATCATGAACAAGGCTTGTAAAGCGGTGCTCTCGTTCCTCGCGATTTTCATGAATGTGTGTTCCATATGTGGACTCAATAATCACAATGTCAGGATGAACATTTGGCAGTTCTGCTGCCATGAGATGCCTATCTTCTTGACGAGAGTAGTCACCGGTGTATAAAATCTTCACTCCAGCAATCTCCATCATGAACATGGCTGCTCCCAACACATGACCTGCTGTGTAGCACCAAAAGCGTACACCATTCACTTCCATTTCCTGATGAAAATTGATGGTTTCTATTTTGCTCATGCTTTTCTCAATGTCGGCATCTGTGTACAACATGTCATCTGTAGAGATGTTGCTGACTTTCACATAATCTGATAACAGCCAGCGATAGATAGCTTTTGTTGCATGTGTCATAAAGCACCTCCCTCTGAACTTTGTTTTCTCCATAAAGTATGGCAGGCCTCCACTGTGGTCCAGGTGAAAATGGCTCACCAGAAGGAGATCTATTTCTTCTGGATCAATCATATCTAGGAATGGCAAAGAAGCCACACCATGCATTCCTGGATGTATCCCACAGTCCAGAAGTATCTTTTTGCCCTTGAACTCAATTAAATGACATGACCGACCCACCTCCTGCCCAGCTCCCAGTGGCCTAATGAGGAGCTCATCACTCTCTTCTGCAGGAACCTGCACTTCTGGTTTGCGTTTGCTTGTCATTCTGTCACTGGTGTCAGCAAAGCGCATATGTTGGAAGTACTGCAAAaaccacaaattaaaaaactcaCCAATACTTTGTTAAATCACTCAACATCTAAAATCAAGCAAAGGTAAAGTCTAACACTATGCAGATATCAGGTCAGATTTAGAAATTTTCAAGAATTATGTCGTGCTAAatcattttctggaaaaaaaattctacaaaatatACATGTTCCTAGAGAgataatttctgtttttctatcACAAAAGATCCAATACATATATCAGCTCGACAtgctataaaatattgttaccttttcactaaaaatatttcatagcatttgaaggatttatttacttaaatcCTTGTACTTGTACTTTTTGTACAGAGACACTCTCATAGATGGAtgtgttaaaaaatactttttttttaacaaacggAAAATAATCCTTCTGACTGGCATTCAGCAAGCATCAGCCAAGCAAGTTTGCACGCTGCTTACAAAATCTAACAGACCTTTCCATAGCAACCGCATGTGCTGCTCGATAAACTGTCATAAGGCGCAGTTCTTTAAAGAgcttaagtattttaaaaatagaaaatagaaatatatgGTTGTTTTGTGCATCTGACAGTAATATGCTGATTAAAATACTTAATAAGCTGAATGTACTGTACCGATGCCAACTACTATtaaatggtgtaaaaatggccGATGTACCCACAATGCAGCGTAAATGACGGAAATGATCGATTCATTTGTTGCCTCTTCAGTTTCATAATTAACGAACATTCTACCTGCTCCTGCGAAGCGAAGCATGAATAATACATCACTATCACTCATTTTTCAATTTGATCATAATCGACTAGACGTTTGTGTACTGTGGTGATATAATCAGTATGTGTACAATCATTTCTTACACAAAACTCCTCTTCTAACGTAAGTTCAAAGACGAACGAAAATATCAACCATATAATTAGTCAATGCAACACTGGACAATATTTGTTTTGGTAATTTGTGCAAAAAACTTGACTTACACTTACAGATGTGCAGACAATGTTGTTTTAGACCATGGA
This is a stretch of genomic DNA from Pomacea canaliculata isolate SZHN2017 linkage group LG3, ASM307304v1, whole genome shotgun sequence. It encodes these proteins:
- the LOC112559366 gene encoding tetratricopeptide repeat protein 25-like isoform X3; translation: MPKGRGRKDSDSDVASEEQSTVGTFETLRDEGEHFVHVKQYQKAIESFSKALEMKPGDKTCLVTRSKCYLMLGNSQAALADAEAALDQDEEGKKDIRALCMKAEALYQKGDFETALVYYHRGNKLRPELQEFRLGIQKSQEAINNSIGTPDAVNLEASGDLSFFFKQEEKQKQQQQKGYSKPQTQKREEKKERGKPQGTGSSKTTKELLGELYKDRAYLDKLYDSLVSNNTDTDEYIKGRAVDGLEYLNTRADFWRQQKPMYARKRDRQRKQMKNGKENDPMEYILEQLEEIDEAQAKGEYEKSLKKSQNTLKKIDSWGNDRVKNKPALVANLYSCMGNANLELGKFKEALEHHKKDLSIGEDENIEEAVSRALDNLGRTKARMGKYEDAIEIWEKKVPKSKSALERTWLYHEIGRCYLELGRYGDAKDYGEKSFSAAKEADDHGWQLHASVLVAQAEVKCEKLEAAVDSFERAKEIAEELKDHSAEMAIKKALEEVKSRIVEGERSKTKVDDDADDDDRRSIKSDGSGGSQKRGQELKKGDEDRDGDPGEKDAKDKANEEMRDNKNEEDSIVHSSPFGDAGFFSLVLSYMVSDTVDETANKADDGFSNEQEQSLTVAQDPHKGSIVLRSSGDRNVSDSSDDSFAGTSSSSSVSSGYQERNVKCWPFPVPLVDVDSSDHWHNIQRYHSSLLNGSRGAFKKTSCPVTENKLHGDNIVMEWVNHMGCSKSRSSSEMDKDNALMSSTAMALGLQSANRISMNLVSSTPSHSERQNYASGRVPNSATCPTGTRENEELTPSEVISSESIVSTSRSHGCLLRKQRAASLSSRHSNTRVNRRNSNKGGVRSAGSHLPSKTR
- the LOC112559366 gene encoding tetratricopeptide repeat protein 25-like isoform X4 codes for the protein MPKGRGRKDSDSDVASEEQSTVGTFETLRDEGEHFVHVKQYQKAIESFSKALEMKPGDKTCLVTRSKCYLMLGNSQAALADAEAALDQDEEGKKDIRERLEDQWLALCMKAEALYQKGDFETALVYYHRGNKLRPELQEFRLGIQKSQEAINNSIGTPDAVNLEASGDLSFFFKQEEKQKQQQQKGYSKPQTQKREEKKERGKPQGTGSSKTTKELLGELYKDRAYLDKLYDSLVSNNTDTDEYIKGRAVDGLEYLNTRADFWRQQKPMYARKRDRQRKQMKNGKENDPMEYILEQLEEIDEAQAKGEYEKSLKKSQNTLKKIDSWGNDRVKNKPALVANLYSCMGNANLELGKFKEALEHHKKDLSIGEDENIEEAVSRALDNLGRTKARMGKYEDAIEIWEKKVPKSKSALERTWLYHEIGRCYLELGRYGDAKDYGEKSFSAAKEADDHGWQLHASVLVAQAEVKCEKLEAAVDSFERAKEIAEELKDHSAEMAIKKALEEVKSRIVEGERSKTKVDDDADDDDRRSIKSDGSGGSQKRGQELKKGDEDRDGDPGEKDAKDKANEEMRDNKNEEELEDAHHEQAAKEETDAPTMQAEDNTGVSRERSSENTGCCSTVLFKQTSPSHPLAANHLHIPEEGIVFYVFFKHAKITLKDLCLSLRFSVYAYPLCINSAKIITVCD